CGGCAAAGAGGGCGACACCCTGAACCTGGACATCGACCCGAAGACCCATCCGGCGTGGACGGGCGGCGGTCACCAGCTTCTGGACCGCGGCGGTCGCGTGTCGCGCTTCAACGCCAAGTTCGGCGCGTTCACCCGGAAGTAGGCCCGCTTCAGCGGGACCCATCCCCGCGACGGCGGGGATCCGAGGGGTCTGCAGAGATTCGAACGCCGCGAGGGGACCGCCCTTCGCGGCGTTTTTCGTGGGCCGCGTCGG
The Phenylobacterium zucineum HLK1 genome window above contains:
- the rpmE gene encoding 50S ribosomal protein L31; the protein is MKQDTHPDYHFITVVMTDGTTYKTRSTLGKEGDTLNLDIDPKTHPAWTGGGHQLLDRGGRVSRFNAKFGAFTRK